In a single window of the Bradyrhizobium erythrophlei genome:
- a CDS encoding VOC family protein produces the protein MPTIAPWAFVLAVPDARRSADYFRDVLGVRVLWEEASDWRLVERTGVRIMLGHCPRDMPASELGSHNWFGYLSVDNVDALYAELMARGAACTTPTDRTYGMREIVVTTPDGHRIVFGQELQR, from the coding sequence ATGCCAACCATTGCCCCATGGGCCTTTGTGCTCGCGGTTCCGGACGCCAGGCGTAGTGCTGACTACTTCCGCGATGTCCTGGGAGTTCGCGTTCTTTGGGAGGAAGCGTCGGACTGGCGGTTGGTCGAGCGTACTGGAGTGCGCATCATGTTGGGGCACTGTCCTCGCGACATGCCAGCCTCCGAACTCGGATCTCATAACTGGTTCGGCTATCTGAGTGTCGACAACGTCGATGCGCTGTACGCCGAGTTGATGGCGCGCGGAGCTGCATGTACGACGCCAACCGACAGGACATATGGGATGCGGGAGATCGTCGTAACGACCCCGGATGGTCATCGGATCGTGTTTGGACAGGAACTGCAGCGCTAG
- a CDS encoding alpha/beta hydrolase: MPVTLDPDAAAVFKAFQESGRPPYETVSPAEARELYLKGRVVTNPEPPALDSVRPLAIPSPAGSIPARIYTPLKLRKANDLAPCLVFFHGGGWVIGDLDSHDVVCRKLADEGQLIVIAVDYRLAPEHKFPAAVDDAIAATKWIADHARQLGVDASRLTVGGDSAGGNLAAVVAISARDGNGPAIAGQVLIYPATDFAMTHPSHSEPETSLLLTHSVVKWFRDHYLNDAADAGDWRASPARANTLIGLPPAYVLTAGADPLRDEGDEYAGRLKEAGVAVTHRTFPGQFHGFFTMGKLLQQANVAASEIGAWLKALN; the protein is encoded by the coding sequence ATGCCCGTCACCCTCGATCCCGACGCCGCCGCCGTCTTCAAGGCGTTTCAGGAATCCGGCCGGCCGCCTTACGAAACGGTTTCACCTGCCGAAGCGCGCGAGCTCTATCTGAAGGGCCGGGTCGTCACCAATCCCGAGCCGCCCGCGCTCGACTCGGTGCGGCCGCTCGCGATCCCCTCGCCTGCGGGATCCATTCCCGCGCGCATCTACACGCCCCTAAAACTCAGGAAGGCCAACGATCTCGCGCCGTGCCTGGTATTCTTTCACGGCGGCGGCTGGGTGATCGGAGATCTCGACTCCCACGACGTGGTGTGCCGAAAGCTGGCCGACGAAGGTCAGCTCATCGTCATCGCCGTCGACTACCGGCTCGCGCCGGAGCACAAATTTCCCGCCGCCGTCGATGACGCCATCGCCGCCACCAAATGGATCGCCGACCATGCGCGGCAACTCGGCGTCGATGCGTCGCGGCTGACGGTCGGCGGCGACAGCGCCGGCGGCAACCTCGCCGCGGTGGTTGCGATCTCGGCGCGCGACGGCAACGGCCCCGCCATCGCAGGACAGGTGCTGATCTATCCGGCCACCGATTTCGCGATGACGCATCCCTCGCACAGCGAGCCCGAGACCAGCCTCCTGCTCACGCATTCCGTGGTCAAATGGTTTCGCGACCACTATCTCAACGACGCCGCCGACGCCGGTGACTGGCGGGCATCGCCGGCACGCGCCAACACCCTGATCGGGCTGCCGCCGGCTTACGTGCTGACCGCGGGCGCCGATCCCCTGCGCGACGAAGGCGACGAATACGCGGGCCGACTGAAGGAAGCCGGGGTTGCCGTGACGCACCGGACTTTTCCCGGCCAATTCCACGGCTTCTTCACCATGGGCAAATTGCTGCAGCAGGCCAACGTAGCGGCGAGCGAAATCGGCGCCTGGCTGAAGGCGCTGAATTAG
- a CDS encoding SDR family NAD(P)-dependent oxidoreductase, with translation MPDRIRLDGKAAVVTGAAGVIGRATMHLLAERGARIVAVDRSEQELQNAIGDLPASAQALAVSADVTSEDEVADYVRAAVDKFGTIDVFHNNAGIEGDIAPITKYSLETFRRVLDVNVVGVFLGMKHVLPVMLKQNKGSIINTASIAGLIGSPDIAVYTASKHAVIGLTKTAAVECSTTGVRVNCVCPGLIDSRMLSAIVEGRNPGNTPVPNERIVERIPARRLGQASEVASIVAFLGSDEASYVSGSAYTVDGGRIAG, from the coding sequence ATGCCCGATCGAATCCGTCTGGACGGCAAGGCCGCCGTCGTCACCGGGGCTGCCGGTGTCATCGGACGCGCGACCATGCACCTGTTGGCCGAGCGCGGCGCGCGCATCGTCGCGGTCGACCGCAGCGAGCAGGAGCTGCAGAACGCGATCGGGGATTTGCCGGCCTCGGCGCAGGCGCTGGCCGTGTCCGCCGATGTCACCAGCGAGGACGAGGTTGCAGACTATGTCCGCGCCGCCGTCGACAAGTTCGGTACCATCGACGTCTTTCACAACAATGCCGGCATCGAGGGCGATATCGCGCCGATCACAAAATATTCGCTTGAGACGTTCCGCCGGGTGCTCGACGTCAATGTGGTCGGCGTATTCCTGGGAATGAAGCATGTGCTGCCGGTCATGCTCAAGCAGAACAAAGGCAGCATCATCAATACCGCCTCGATCGCCGGCCTGATCGGCTCCCCGGACATCGCGGTCTATACCGCCAGCAAGCATGCGGTGATCGGGCTCACCAAAACCGCCGCGGTGGAATGCAGCACGACCGGCGTGCGCGTGAACTGCGTCTGTCCCGGCCTGATCGACAGCCGCATGCTGAGCGCGATCGTCGAAGGCCGCAATCCCGGCAACACACCGGTTCCCAATGAACGCATCGTGGAGCGGATTCCGGCGCGCCGGCTCGGACAGGCTTCCGAAGTCGCCTCGATCGTGGCGTTCCTCGGCTCCGACGAAGCCAGCTATGTCTCGGGCTCCGCCTACACCGTCGACGGCGGCCGGATCGCGGGGTAG
- a CDS encoding cation:proton antiporter, translating to MEASASLEIARHTLLSCGLILAVGTVAALLAQKIRIPDVAVFLVVGIAIGPQALRLIDIQAGSALNQIILLFGASYILFDGGASLRFHVLKQVWITIVVIATVGVLITAGITGLAAHYILGIPTLVALLLGATLASTDPATLVPIFRQIHIRDRVAQTVMSESAFNDAMAAIVTFGVLAVATGTGEFSLTNAAFDLLRQSVIGIVAGVALGYAAAFLIAHERWAFLAEYAPVVTLVAVIGAYFAASGLQASGFMAVFVFGIVLGNKEEFGFQMEAGGAQKLDEFVLTTAFIMRLFIFILLGAQVDFALMGQYWLGGIAVVAVLMLVARPATVFLCALPDRRARWSFAEMLFMCWTRETGVIPAALAGLLLGIKAPGAQMIASVTFIAILMTILIQAPTTQWLGRRLGLLEMKAGS from the coding sequence TTGGAAGCCTCTGCCTCCCTCGAAATCGCCAGGCACACGCTGCTGTCGTGCGGGCTCATTCTCGCTGTCGGCACCGTCGCCGCGCTGCTGGCGCAGAAGATCAGGATTCCCGACGTCGCGGTATTTCTCGTGGTCGGGATCGCGATCGGCCCGCAGGCGCTGCGACTGATCGACATCCAGGCGGGTTCGGCGCTGAACCAGATCATCCTTTTGTTCGGCGCCAGCTATATTCTGTTCGATGGCGGCGCTTCGCTGCGCTTTCATGTCCTGAAGCAGGTCTGGATCACCATCGTCGTCATCGCCACCGTCGGCGTGCTGATTACCGCGGGGATTACCGGCCTCGCCGCCCACTACATCCTCGGTATCCCAACCCTCGTGGCGCTGCTGCTGGGCGCGACGCTGGCCTCGACCGATCCGGCGACGCTGGTGCCGATCTTCCGCCAGATTCATATTCGCGACCGGGTGGCGCAAACCGTCATGAGCGAGTCCGCTTTCAACGACGCCATGGCTGCGATCGTCACCTTCGGCGTGCTGGCGGTGGCGACGGGGACCGGCGAATTCTCGCTGACGAACGCGGCGTTCGACCTGCTCAGGCAATCCGTCATCGGCATCGTCGCCGGCGTCGCGCTGGGATACGCAGCCGCCTTCCTGATCGCGCATGAGCGATGGGCCTTCCTCGCGGAATATGCGCCCGTGGTCACGCTGGTCGCCGTGATCGGCGCCTATTTCGCGGCCAGCGGCCTGCAGGCCAGCGGCTTCATGGCGGTGTTCGTGTTCGGCATCGTGCTCGGCAACAAGGAAGAGTTCGGCTTTCAGATGGAGGCCGGCGGCGCGCAAAAGCTCGACGAGTTCGTATTGACCACCGCATTCATCATGCGTCTGTTCATTTTCATCCTGCTCGGCGCGCAGGTCGATTTCGCGTTGATGGGCCAATACTGGCTCGGCGGCATCGCCGTCGTCGCCGTGCTGATGCTGGTGGCGCGGCCAGCGACGGTTTTCCTGTGCGCGCTCCCGGATCGCCGCGCGCGCTGGAGCTTTGCCGAAATGCTGTTCATGTGCTGGACCCGCGAGACCGGCGTGATTCCAGCGGCGCTGGCCGGGTTGTTGCTCGGCATCAAGGCGCCCGGCGCGCAGATGATCGCCTCGGTCACCTTCATCGCCATCCTGATGACGATCCTGATCCAGGCGCCGACAACACAATGGCTTGGACGCCGGCTGGGACTATTGGAGATGAAAGCCGGGTCTTAG
- a CDS encoding TAXI family TRAP transporter solute-binding subunit: MVSPNLPLWLRFVLLLGVVGLVFGAGLLAYRYYTRPATLSVAVGSIDGEAAKAMSAIASQLVATNAPVRLKVIDSGTVLEAANAFSAGKVDLAVVRGDVGDLSQARAVVVVSHMAVLLVAPPGSSIDSIDKLKGRRVGVLGGDANTRIVDVLSKEYGLDRAKVFKDIALPDARRAVQSKEVNALLVVIPLTEKYLSLVRDVFAQGSKALPVLIPIESAGAIAQAERAYESFDVPKGTLRGSPPIPEDDLTTLRATLYLVANGKLGTDLITSLTQTIMRVRRELLAEQPLFAQITAPSTDADAYLPLHPGAAAFYNGTQQSFMDEYGNWIYLTPMALGGAATVLAAAWKFLGLGGPATGQGPLDSLYALGRRIRKAGTEAELSDIEEEIDDILKTQRMKSASGDESAVDDATLNVAAHRLESLIHDRRAMLAKKPAIVSAA; encoded by the coding sequence ATGGTATCGCCAAATTTGCCGCTCTGGCTTCGTTTCGTGCTGCTTCTCGGAGTCGTTGGCCTTGTGTTCGGCGCAGGCCTTCTTGCCTATCGGTACTATACGCGCCCGGCAACGCTGAGCGTGGCGGTGGGGTCGATCGACGGCGAAGCTGCCAAGGCCATGTCGGCAATCGCGAGCCAGCTCGTAGCGACGAACGCGCCGGTGCGGCTCAAGGTTATCGACAGCGGCACGGTGCTTGAAGCGGCCAATGCGTTTTCGGCAGGCAAAGTGGATCTCGCGGTGGTTCGCGGCGATGTCGGTGACCTGTCGCAAGCGCGAGCCGTCGTCGTTGTCAGCCATATGGCCGTGCTCCTCGTCGCGCCGCCGGGTTCGAGCATCGACAGTATCGACAAACTGAAAGGCCGTCGCGTGGGTGTGCTTGGCGGGGACGCCAATACCAGGATTGTCGACGTCCTGAGCAAGGAATATGGGCTCGATCGCGCCAAGGTGTTCAAGGATATCGCTTTGCCGGATGCGCGGCGCGCTGTTCAATCCAAGGAGGTGAATGCGCTGCTTGTTGTGATCCCTCTGACTGAAAAATATCTGTCGCTGGTACGGGACGTATTTGCGCAGGGCTCCAAAGCCTTGCCGGTACTGATCCCGATCGAATCTGCCGGGGCGATCGCACAAGCCGAACGCGCTTATGAAAGCTTCGACGTGCCCAAGGGCACGCTGCGAGGATCGCCGCCGATTCCGGAAGATGACCTGACGACCTTGAGGGCTACGTTATATCTGGTTGCGAACGGGAAGCTCGGCACTGATTTGATAACCAGCCTCACGCAGACGATCATGCGCGTGCGCAGGGAGCTTTTGGCCGAGCAGCCGCTTTTTGCCCAGATAACCGCACCCAGCACCGACGCGGATGCCTACCTTCCGCTGCACCCCGGAGCTGCCGCCTTCTACAACGGCACCCAGCAGAGCTTCATGGATGAATACGGCAACTGGATTTACCTGACGCCAATGGCGCTGGGTGGCGCGGCGACCGTACTTGCCGCCGCCTGGAAATTTCTTGGCCTGGGCGGGCCCGCCACCGGACAAGGCCCGCTTGATTCTCTTTATGCCTTGGGACGCCGGATCCGGAAGGCCGGCACCGAGGCTGAGCTTTCGGATATCGAAGAGGAAATCGACGACATTCTCAAAACGCAACGCATGAAATCCGCAAGCGGGGACGAAAGCGCGGTGGATGACGCCACGTTGAACGTGGCAGCCCACCGGCTGGAGAGCCTGATTCACGATCGACGAGCGATGTTGGCGAAGAAACCGGCAATTGTCTCCGCGGCCTAA
- a CDS encoding DUF1254 domain-containing protein, whose product MNRRTIALILGLLAGPALTVSAMAQSASPLITEEAAHAIGVDAYLYFYPLISMDITRKQSTNIEAGKELGKGPMNMFVNVPAFPPADLKVVVRINFDTLYSIAWLDLTREPQIVSVPDTDGRYYLLPMLDMWTDVFASPGWRTTGTQAGTFLLTPPGWSGAVPEGFTRINAPTPYVWIIGRTKTDGPADYDAVHKIQAGYKVTPLSGWGKAPEPVTVTIDPGVDMKTPPKIQVDTMPAAKYFAYAAELLKLHPPHITDQPIIAQMKLIGIEPGKSFDFDKLDPAVKKALESVPEAAQQLMKWKMPTLARVVNGWSMNTDTMGVYGNYYLKRAMVTQFGLGANLPEDAIYPLNLFDDTGKPLDGANKYTLHFERGATPPVNAFWSITLYDAEGFQVANVLNRFAVSSWMPFKTNADGSLDLYFQNESPGKEKEANWLPAPKGAFNLTMRLYGPKSEALTGRWSPPPVTKVQGPPSLTAQ is encoded by the coding sequence ATGAACAGAAGAACGATTGCACTCATTTTGGGACTTCTTGCCGGCCCCGCACTTACAGTATCGGCGATGGCGCAGAGCGCTTCGCCGTTGATCACCGAGGAGGCCGCGCACGCCATCGGCGTCGATGCCTACCTATATTTCTACCCGCTCATCTCCATGGACATCACCCGGAAGCAGTCAACGAACATCGAGGCCGGGAAGGAACTCGGCAAAGGCCCTATGAACATGTTCGTGAACGTCCCGGCGTTTCCCCCCGCTGATTTGAAGGTGGTCGTGCGGATCAACTTCGACACGCTCTACTCCATCGCATGGCTGGATCTCACCAGGGAGCCACAAATCGTCTCCGTGCCGGATACGGATGGGCGGTATTACCTGCTGCCGATGCTCGACATGTGGACGGATGTCTTCGCGTCGCCGGGCTGGCGGACGACCGGCACCCAGGCGGGCACTTTCCTTCTCACCCCGCCCGGATGGAGCGGAGCCGTTCCGGAGGGATTTACGCGCATCAACGCGCCGACCCCCTATGTTTGGATCATCGGCCGCACCAAGACTGACGGCCCGGCCGATTACGACGCCGTGCACAAGATTCAGGCCGGCTACAAGGTCACGCCGCTCTCGGGCTGGGGCAAGGCACCGGAGCCGGTGACGGTGACGATCGATCCAGGCGTGGACATGAAGACGCCGCCGAAGATTCAGGTCGACACCATGCCGGCGGCTAAATACTTCGCCTACGCCGCCGAACTGCTCAAGCTGCACCCTCCCCACATCACGGATCAGCCGATCATCGCGCAGATGAAGCTCATCGGCATCGAACCCGGCAAAAGCTTCGACTTCGACAAACTCGACCCCGCCGTGAAGAAGGCGCTGGAAAGCGTCCCCGAGGCCGCGCAGCAGCTCATGAAGTGGAAAATGCCCACGCTCGCCCGAGTCGTGAACGGATGGTCGATGAACACCGATACCATGGGCGTCTACGGCAATTACTATCTGAAGCGCGCCATGGTCACGCAGTTCGGACTCGGCGCCAATCTGCCGGAGGATGCCATCTATCCACTGAACCTCTTCGACGACACCGGCAAACCGCTCGACGGCGCGAACAAATACACGCTGCACTTCGAGAGGGGTGCCACGCCGCCGGTGAATGCCTTCTGGTCGATCACGCTTTACGATGCCGAAGGTTTCCAGGTGGCAAACGTGCTCAACCGGTTCGCAGTCAGCAGCTGGATGCCGTTCAAGACCAACGCCGACGGCTCTCTCGACCTCTATTTCCAAAACGAGAGTCCGGGAAAAGAAAAGGAAGCCAACTGGCTGCCCGCGCCGA